Genomic window (Sulfurovum sp. NBC37-1):
GATATATATGGTTTTTATAGATGAGATCGTAGCAACAGAGGTGATGGACAGTCGAGGAAATCCAACAGTACGAGCGACCGTAAGCTTGAGCGACGGGACTGTGGAAAGTGCCATTGTCCCCAGCGGTGCAAGCACAGGGAAAAGAGAAGCTCTTGAGTTGCGTGACGGTGGTGACAGATACATGGGGAAAGGTGTATTGCAGGCCTGCGACAATGTCAATGGTGCCATAAGCGATGCATTGGTAGGTCTCAGCCCCTTCAATCAGGCAGAGATCGATCTGATCATGAAAGAAGTGGATGGTACGAATAATTATGCCAACCTTGGTGCCAATGCGGTGCTGGGTGTCTCGATGGCTGTGGCGCGTGCTGCGGCAAGCTCACTGAAAATGCCTCTTTACCGTTACCTTGGAGGCGCCAATGCAGTAATAATGCCTGTACCAATGTTGAATATCATCAACGGAGGAGAACATGCTAACAACTCTGTAGACTTCCAGGAGTATATGGTTATGCCGCTTGGTTTTGACAGATTTTCGGAAGGCTTGAGAGCAGTGTCGGAAGTGTATCATCATCTTAAAAAGATCATTGATGATATGGGCGAGAGTACGGCTGTAGGTGACGAGGGTGGATTCGCACCTAACCTTAAGTCCAACGAGGAACCGATTCAAGTCATAATG
Coding sequences:
- the eno gene encoding phosphopyruvate hydratase, whose translation is MVFIDEIVATEVMDSRGNPTVRATVSLSDGTVESAIVPSGASTGKREALELRDGGDRYMGKGVLQACDNVNGAISDALVGLSPFNQAEIDLIMKEVDGTNNYANLGANAVLGVSMAVARAAASSLKMPLYRYLGGANAVIMPVPMLNIINGGEHANNSVDFQEYMVMPLGFDRFSEGLRAVSEVYHHLKKIIDDMGESTAVGDEGGFAPNLKSNEEPIQVIMQAIEKAGYKPGEQIAIALDVAASEIMNDAGKYVLKSESRELTSSELIAYYADMVEKYPIVSLEDGLGEDDWEGWKELTEVLGDKIQLVGDDLFVTNVAILAEGIEKDIANSILIKPNQIGTVSETMQTVRLAQRSGYTCVMSHRSGESEDTFIADFAVALNTGEIKTGSTARSDRIAKYNRLLAIEAELGQFEYLGTSLFSK